The genomic interval GAAACTAAGCTACCTAAAAGCTACTTCAGCAAAAAGCTAAGTGGAACTGCTGAAGAATCAAGCAGAAAGGACTCAAAGGAGGACAGTCGTGAGAGGCCAGAAATGGAGAGTTCGTGTTCATGGAGCAGCAGCTGGGTTCCTGATCCACGCACCGGAATTTATTTTCCGCAAGGGCATGAATGGGTGATGGATGATGTCCCTAAAGGAGCAGCCTCTCTAAATAACCAGACTTTCTGGCTGAGGAACGTGGATGGTGTCCTTGAGAAACCCGACCCGGATACTGCCCCTGATCATTACTACCAAATGCATATGTGAAAGGAAACGGTGCTTTCAATCTATACATGGGTAACTTCAGAAGGGTACTATCTAGCTAGCTAAGAATAATTTGGGGGAGTTGGCTACTCTAAAAGCCATCCTTGAATAAGCTATATACAGTATTTATAGCAGTGTAATAAGCATTGCATTTAATTGTTTGCTGCAATTTAGTATTAGTATTCATATATAGATATAATATCAATAGCATATATATGGTCTGCTTCGGGTGAGGACACATTATATATAAAACCCAACTTTTTACACTTCCTAAcgtttttgattaattcatttccaaaaaaaaaaacgtttttgattaattatccTCATGATATTAAACAGGCCGGACGATTCAAATTACTTTTGGTTAAAAGCAGGATGAAACTATTTTGTTTGCAAACTTAATGATTACAGAGGCAGAGAAGATATGGAGCGATTTAGGCATAGCACCATACCCGGCCATCTAAAGAAATTGCTTTCCGTCCTACCCCCTTTGTGGTGTAATTTTACTTGTCGTAGTGTAATCGTAACTGTACCAGTTGTGTGGTGATATTATTGattaatgtttttttaattaaaaaaactaactCAAATACCCTTTAATACATATGTCAATAAGGATTGATTTTATTACTTCAACGTTTTTAGTTAAGCTACTTAACCAATCAGAACAATGTTTCACAAGGATTGATTTTATTACTTCAACGTTTTTAGTTAAGCTACTTAACCAATCAGAACAATGTTTCACAGACATATTATTGACTAATCTTCACTATAAGAGGGCCTtgttcctctctttttttgtgtGCCAAACATCTTATAAGCTCAATCATAAAATCTCAAAATCTCCATGAATCCCCATACCCACAATCTAACATTAGTACCCCTCTGTCAAGGCCGTCTCAAGCATTTTGAAGACCGT from Argentina anserina chromosome 2, drPotAnse1.1, whole genome shotgun sequence carries:
- the LOC126784671 gene encoding uncharacterized protein LOC126784671, with protein sequence MLLGNNRAMARGGVAKLKRVLLSSCRETKLPKSYFSKKLSGTAEESSRKDSKEDSRERPEMESSCSWSSSWVPDPRTGIYFPQGHEWVMDDVPKGAASLNNQTFWLRNVDGVLEKPDPDTAPDHYYQMHM